In Lotus japonicus ecotype B-129 chromosome 5, LjGifu_v1.2, one genomic interval encodes:
- the LOC130720399 gene encoding uncharacterized protein LOC130720399, whose product MRPALWLKLWKAEVAPRCCETAWRACLNLLPVRALLHSRGVATDPLCPRCLAAPETHEHALFFCPFIKQVWFASPLGFRLHEECSVQEFFTEFLGAADCNGIGMFFSILYSVWQARNDLLFSAKQSSVDQILLRASSLRPSSNQLTAPHRHGREHVSSWRRPAAGIFKVNFDASLLQSHEAGFGFIARNKEGEVLAAATSTMGPVLSSVLAEALALRWALGLAKELGFRRIWVETDCLVLYNYWERREGGFSHLETVVKDCRLLLCSFDVFTFTFVRRTGNSVADALAKLAFRLGCLVWIEEAPLEVSSLIQDDVFASVASSL is encoded by the coding sequence ATGAGGCCAGCTCTTTGGTTGAAACTTTGGAAGGCAGAGGTAGCACCGAGGTGCTGCGAAACGGCATGGCGAGCATGCCTCAACTTGCTACCTGTTCGTGCGTTATTACACAGTCGAGGAGTGGCAACGGATCCATTGTGCCCTCGGTGTTTAGCGGCTCCGGAAACACATGAGCATGCTCTCTTTTTTTGTCCGTTTATCAAACAGGTCTGGTTTGCCTCTCCGCTGGGGTTTCGTCTTCATGAGGAGTGCTCGGTGCAAGAATTTTTTACTGAATTTCTGGGTGCAGCTGATTGTAATGGCATTGGTATGTTTTTCTCCATCTTATATTCAGTGTGGCAGGCACGTAATGATCTTCTCTTCAGCGCGAAGCAAAGCTCTGTTGATCAGATCCTGTTGCGAGCGTCTAGCCTTCGCCCGTCGAGCAACCAGTTAACTGCTCCTCACCGCCATGGCCGCGAGCATGTTTCTTCATGGCGTCGACCAGCTGCAGGAATTTTTAAAGTGAACTTTGATGCTTCATTGCTACAATCTCATGAGGCTGGGTTCGGGTTTATAGCAAGGAACAAGGAGGGGGAGGTCTTGGCTGCTGCTACATCGACCATGGGCCCGGTTCTTTCATCGGTTTTGGCAGAAGCACTTGCTTTGCGCTGGGCCTTGGGGTTGGCAAAGGAATTGGGGTTTCGCCGCATCTGGGTTGAGACGGATTGCTTGGTGCTATACAACTATTGGGAACGTAGAGAGGGTGGCTTCTCCCATTTGGAAACAGTTGTTAAGGATTGTCGTTTACTGCTTTGTAGTTTTGATGTTTTTACTTTTACTTTCGTTCGTAGGACCGGCAATTCTGTTGCCGACGCGTTGGCAAAACTTGCTTTTCGTTTAGGCTGTTTGGTTTGGATTGAAGAGGCTCCGTTGGAGGTTTCCTCTCTCATCCAGGATGATGTTTTTGCCTCTGTGGCTTCTTCTCTTTGA
- the LOC130717687 gene encoding leghemoglobin-like, giving the protein MGFTAQQDALVGSSYEAFKQNLPSNSVLFYTLILEKAPAAKDMFSFLKASGPTHSPQLQAHAEKVFGLTRDAAAQLLAKGEVTLADAGLGAVHVQKAVADPHFAVVKEALLKTVQAAVGDKWSEDLSTAWGVAYDGLAAAIKKAMS; this is encoded by the exons atgggtTTCACTGCACAGCAAGATGCTTTAGTGGGTAGCTCATATGAAGCATTCAAGCAAAACCTTCCTAGCAATAGTGTTCTGTTCTACACCTT aatattGGAAAAAGCCCCAGCTGCTAAAGACATGTTCTCCTTTCTAAAGGCTTCTGGACCCACGCACAGTCCTCAACTCCAAGCCCATGCTGAAAAGGTTTTTGGACTG ACACGCGATGCGGCTGCTCAACTCTTAGCAAAAGGAGAAGTGACACTTGCAGATGCCGGCTTAGGTGCTGTTCATGTTCAGAAAGCAGTTGCTGACCCCCATTTCGCG GTGGTTAAAGAAGCACTGCTTAAAACAGTACAGGCAGCGGTTGGGGACAAATGGAGTGAGGATTTGAGCACTGCTTGGGGAGTAGCTTATGATGGACTCGCAGCTGCAATTAAGAAGGCAATGAGTTGA